The Astyanax mexicanus isolate ESR-SI-001 chromosome 20, AstMex3_surface, whole genome shotgun sequence genome contains a region encoding:
- the si:dkey-175g6.2 gene encoding uncharacterized protein si:dkey-175g6.2: MVMICCHTSCSTSALLLLLLSIAPQLPTAAPLLTESSLTRTSNETLQLVHQDLAVAYGAARTHRKVDRDFQTPTGQGHLTDMDSARALASVLLEALDHQTRDEVIGGRLETEEYVGKEPGQEPEMSRDQDESREGRVDEENVKVLQSGGTKSTVDEQMGEEEKVELTEARLSDENDTGNNESTFEGKEELLQSLLSRKTEIPPQIASSLQRKTRGYFQNIDLGLQDNEILPPLKGYKAYNQQLALATKKLKWQQENERNPSQLDRNFMDDFDFIEEEEEVLPREEEEARARAEQEEVRRQEAEAQEAREEEQRLADIASDMLLQYMGRKQKAASYIKDMKKASLFNNVAEDKRSNEVEDSDDDEMDPETIDKLIEISSKLHLPADDVVEIITDVEEKKKRKDSPPVNAPRFRPLVPLKAKQRAPVYQYPKSPKKSAHKVNPYKKWYKDKSKAKFNKQDYWFKPQKQLLAYPSFPYYQKPYRAYYPVYFPPPKPRFYTNPALSFDYNFGGSMGYGFKPPKRRYRDRAKVRERNWAQGARQPQSPFPLVDTVISNYILPHPRTYQTLPVPKPRSPPSAAAPNFFYHPDYAYDEPEPVPDSDDELENFIEKIYYNRRLF; the protein is encoded by the coding sequence ATGGTCATGATCTGCTGCCATACTTCCTGCAGTACCTCTGCTCTATTGCTACTCCTGCTCAGCATTGCCCCACAGTTGCCCACTGCTGCCCCACTGCTTACTGAGAGCTCTCTCACTCGCACCAGCAATGAGACCCTTCAGCTGGTGCACCAGGACCTGGCCGTGGCGTATGGAGCAGCCAGAACACACAGGAAAGTGGATAGGGATTTCCAGACCCCCACAGGACAGGGCCATCTCACAGACATGGATTCTGCGAGGGCACTAGCTTCTGTCTTGCTGGAGGCTCTTGACCACCAAACCAGAGATGAGGTGATAGGTGGCCGGTTGGAGACAGAGGAGTATGTGGGGAAGGAGCCTGGGCAGGAGCCGGAGATGTCGAGGGATCAGGATGAAAGCAGGGAAGGAAGGGTAGACGAGGAGAACGTAAAGGTGTTACAATCTGGAGGGACCAAATCTACTGTGGATGAGCAGATGGGAGAAGAAGAAAAGGTAGAATTAACAGAGGCACGACTTTCTGATGAGAATGACACAGGGAACAACGAAAGCACATTTGAGGGAAAGGAAGAGCTTCTGCAGAGCTTACTCAGTAGGAAAACAGAGATTCCACCTCAAATTGCCAGCTCACTTCAGCGTAAAACCAGGGGCTACTTCCAAAACATTGACCTTGGTCTGCAGGACAATGAGATCCTCCCACCTCTAAAGGGTTACAAAGCTTATAACCAGCAACTGGCTCTGGCCACCAAGAAGCTCAAGTGGCagcaagagaatgagagaaaccCTTCCCAGCTCGACCGGAACTTCATGGATGATTTTGACTTCattgaggaggaggaagaggtccTCCCCCGTGAGGAGGAAGAGGCGAGGGCACGAGCTGAGCAGGAAGAGGTGCGGAGGCAGGAGGCAGAGGCACAGGAGGCGCGTGAAGAGGAGCAGAGATTGGCAGACATCGCTTCGGACATGCTTCTGCAGTACATGGGCAGAAAACAGAAAGCAGCCTCTTATATAAAAGACATGAAGAAAGCTTCGTTGTTTAACAATGTGGCTGAGGACAAACGTTCAAATGAAGTAGAGGACAGTGATGATGATGAAATGGACCCAGAGACTATTGACAAGCTGATCGAAATCTCTAGTAAGCTGCACCTACCTGCTGATGATGTGGTTGAGATCATAACAGATgtggaagagaagaagaagaggaaggacTCACCTCCCGTCAATGCTCCTCGTTTCCGTCCATTAGTCCCCCTTAAAGCCAAGCAAAGGGCTCCTGTTTATCAATACCCAAAATCCCCAAAGAAATCTGCCCACAAGGTGAACCCATATAAGAAATGGTACAAGGACAAAAGCAAAGCAAAGTTCAACAAGCAGGACTACTGGTTTAAACCACAGAAGCAGTTACTAGCATATCCTTCCTTTCCTTATTACCAGAAGCCATATCGAGCCTATTACCCTGTTTACTTTCCACCTCCCAAACCACGCTTCTACACAAATCCTGCCCTGTCTTTTGATTACAACTTTGGGGGCTCCATGGGTTATGGGTTCAAACCCCCTAAGCGCAGATACAGGGACAGGGCCAAGGTAAGGGAGCGAAACTGGGCACAGGGTGCTCGCCAGCCCCAGAGCCCCTTCCCTTTAGTGGACACAGTAATTTCTAACTACATCCTCCCTCATCCCCGAACTTACCAGACCCTACCTGTGCCCAAACCCCGCTCTCCCCCGAGTGCAGCAGCACCCAACTTCTTTTACCACCCAGACTATGCTTACGATGAGCCAGAGCCAGTGCCAGACAGCGATGATGAGCTGGAGAACTTCATTGAGAAGATTTATTACAACCGCAGGTTGTTTTAG